From the genome of Nakamurella flavida:
CATGACCGCGTTGACGTTCCAGTTCGCCGACACCCTGGCGCGCACCTGGTCGCCCGGGGACGAGATCGTGGTGTCCCGGCTCGATCATGACGCGAACGTGACCCCGTGGGCGCTGGCCGCGCAGGCCGCCGGGGCCACCGTCCGGTGGATCGACTTCGACACCGCCACCGGGGAACTCACCGAGGACCATGTCCGCCGGGTGATCTCGAGCCGCACCCGGCTGGTCGCGGTGACCGGGGCCTCAAACCTCATCGGTACCCGACCCCCGCTGCGGGCGATCGCCGACGCGGTCCACGCGGTGGGCGCGCTGTTCTTCGTCGACGGCGTCCATCTCACCGCGCACGCGCCCGTCGACGTCGTCGCCCTGGGCGCGGATCTCTTCGCGTGCTCGCCGTACAAGTTCCTGGGACCGCACTGCGGGATCGTCGCGGGGAGCCCCGAGCTGCTGGCCGGGCTGCGGCCGGCCAAGCTGACTGCCTCCAGCGATGCCGTACCCGAGCGGTTCGAACTGGGCACACTGCCCTACGAGTTGCTGGCCGGCACGACCGCGGCGATCGAGGTGCTGGCCGGCCTGGGCGGCGCCGACGGGACCCGCCGGGAACGGCTCATCGCCGGGATGACCGCGGTGGAACGCCACGAGGACGAGCTGCGGGAGGGCCTGGAGGCAGAACTGGCCGCCCTGCCCGGGGTGACGTCGTGGTCGCGGGCCGCCGAGCGCACGCCGACCCTGCTGATCACCTTCACCGGCCGGGACGCCCGGGACGCGCACCGGTTCCTGGCCGAGCGGAACGTGAACGCCCCGGCGGGCTCGTTCTACGCCCTGGAGCCCTCGCGGGCGCTCGGCCTGGGCACCGCGGGTGGCCTGCGCATCGGGCTCGCCCCGTACTCCGACGCCCAGGACGTGCAGCGACTGCTGACCGGACTGCGGGAGTTCCTGGCCTGACGGCCCGGCCGTCCCGCCCCGTCCACACGAGGCAGGACGGCCGGGGTGGGTCAGTTCAGGGTGTTGATGTCGATCACGAAGCGGTACCGCACGTCCGAGGCCAGGACGCGCTCGTAGGCCTCGTTGATCTGATCGGCGGAGACCAGCTCGGTTTCCGGCGCGATGCCGTGCTCGGCGCAGAAGTCGAGCATCTCCTGGGTCTCGCCGATGCTGCCGATGCCCGAGCCGGCGAACGAGCGCCGGTTGCCGAACAGGGTGAACACGGTGACCGGGAGGGGCTGGGCCGGGGCACCCACGCTGACCAGGGTGCCGTCGAGCCGGAGCAGCTTGAGGTAGGCGTCCAGGTCGATGACGGCGGAGACGGTGTTGATGATCAGGTCGAAGGTGTTCGTCAGCTTCTCGAACGTCTCCTCGTCCTTGGTCGCGTAGTAATGGTCGGCGCCCAGGCGGAGCCCGTCGTCCTTCTTGCTCAACGTCTGCGACAGGACGGTGACCTCGGCGCCCATCGCGTGGGCGATCTTGACGGCCATGTGGCCGAGCCCGCCCATGCCGACGACCGCGACCTTCTTGCCGGGGCCGGCCTTCCAGTGGTGCAGCGGCGAGTAGGTGGTGATGCCGGCGCAGAGCAGCGGGGCGGCCTTCTCGTACGGGATGGCCTCGGGGACCTTGAGCACGAAGTCCTCGACCACCACGACGTGCGTGGAGTAGCCGCCCTGCGTGGTGGTGCCGTCCTTGTCGGTGGCGGCGTAGGTGCCGGTGTTGCCGTTCAGGCAGTACTGCTCCATCCCGGCGAGGCAGTTGTCGCACTCGCGGCAGGAGTTGACCATGCAGCCGACGCCGACCCGGTCGCCGACCTGGTGCAGGGTGACCTCGGGGCCGACCTCGGTGACGACACCGACGATCTCGTGGCCGACGACCTGCGGGTAGCTGATCGGGCCCCACTCGCCGCGGACGGTGTGGATGTCGGAGTGGCAGATGCCGGCGTACCGAATCTCGATGAGTACGTCCTTCGCACCGACGTCCCGGCGCTCGATCGTGGTGGGGATCAGCGGGTCGGTCGCGGACGGCGCGGCGTAGGCCTTGACGGTGAGCACAGAACTCCTCAAAACGGGTGAACAGGGCTGAGCGCCACCGGGCGGGCAGGTGTTCCGGGGCAGGGGGTCGGACCCCGTGCCCGGCCGACCGGGTGGCGCTACCGGTCCAGTGTGCCCTGCGGGGGGCCGGGCGTGAGAGGCCCTGTCAGTACCTGTCCCGCCCGACAGCCGTTCGAGCAGGGCGCCGGCGACACGGTGGTCGCGCCCCGCCCGCACCGGCCGGCGGCGCCGGTCGGGAGCGGTCCGGGTCCGCGGCGGCCGGCCGTGCCGGTCAGGTCAGCGGAGGCCGGTGACGTCCAGCTGGGTGGACAGGAGGGCGCCGAGGGAGTCCAGGGCGCCGGGGACGAGGGAGAAGTAGGCCCACACGCCGCGCTTCTCCC
Proteins encoded in this window:
- a CDS encoding cysteine desulfurase-like protein; this encodes MTAPRYDVAAFRRQFPALESGTAHFDGPGGSQIPRAVADAVAATMTTSFANRGTVTAAERFTDGVVVAARAAAADLLGADPAGIVFGRSMTALTFQFADTLARTWSPGDEIVVSRLDHDANVTPWALAAQAAGATVRWIDFDTATGELTEDHVRRVISSRTRLVAVTGASNLIGTRPPLRAIADAVHAVGALFFVDGVHLTAHAPVDVVALGADLFACSPYKFLGPHCGIVAGSPELLAGLRPAKLTASSDAVPERFELGTLPYELLAGTTAAIEVLAGLGGADGTRRERLIAGMTAVERHEDELREGLEAELAALPGVTSWSRAAERTPTLLITFTGRDARDAHRFLAERNVNAPAGSFYALEPSRALGLGTAGGLRIGLAPYSDAQDVQRLLTGLREFLA
- a CDS encoding NAD(P)-dependent alcohol dehydrogenase, coding for MLTVKAYAAPSATDPLIPTTIERRDVGAKDVLIEIRYAGICHSDIHTVRGEWGPISYPQVVGHEIVGVVTEVGPEVTLHQVGDRVGVGCMVNSCRECDNCLAGMEQYCLNGNTGTYAATDKDGTTTQGGYSTHVVVVEDFVLKVPEAIPYEKAAPLLCAGITTYSPLHHWKAGPGKKVAVVGMGGLGHMAVKIAHAMGAEVTVLSQTLSKKDDGLRLGADHYYATKDEETFEKLTNTFDLIINTVSAVIDLDAYLKLLRLDGTLVSVGAPAQPLPVTVFTLFGNRRSFAGSGIGSIGETQEMLDFCAEHGIAPETELVSADQINEAYERVLASDVRYRFVIDINTLN